TTCCAGAGTGTTATGGCGCGCTCATCAGAGACCTTGGAGCAGCTGCGCAGCACCTGCTCGGTGAGCGAGCCGGTGTCCTTTCCGTAGACGGCCTGGCCCACGCTTTTGCCGAGCACGTCGGCGGCGGGCCTGCCCAGGAAATCCAGGAGCGACTGGCTGGCGTGGGTGATCCGGCCGTCGGCGCCCGCCATCAGGAAGGGCGCGCCCACGGCGTCCACCGCGCCCCGGTAGTAGATGCGCCGCTCCATGTTGTGGCGTACCACGCGGGAGGCCAGTTCCCCCAGAGGCCCGAGGGCCTTCCAGGAGTCCACCTCGTCCAGGAGGAAGTCGCGCGGGTTGGCGTGGAGTTTTTCAAGGCCCGCGCGCAGGCGCTCAAGAGGGGCTTGGACGGCGGCGGCGATGCGCCAGGCGGCCAGTAGCCCGGCCGCGCAGAGGGCCAGGGCCGCATAGAGGTTGCCAATGAAGTGCACGGCCAGAACGCAAGCGCTGAGGCCCAGGCCCAGCGTCCAGATGCCAAGGGTCGGATTCATGCGGCGATACCCTCTGGTTCCAGGTTGGATCAGGCCCCCCAGATGCACGTCCCTCGCTTCGGGAAGTAGCCCGGCAGGATGCCTCGCGTCCAGCGGCAATTCAATGAAGTTGCGTCTTTGGGCGTTTGCCCGGGGCAATGTCCGGCCGACGGTCGCGGAGAGGCTCCCGGCGGAAGGCCGGGAGAGGCTGCTGATAAGGTCGGCTTTGCGGCTTTTTCAGCAGCCCTGCGCGAAGCGCAGTCTGGAGCAGGGCGGCTTTGCCGCACGTAAGCGGCTCCCCCAAACCCAGCTCCGGGGTTTGTCATCAGGCTGGATGCCGCGCCCGGCTCAGGGGCGGGCCGCTTCCACCCTGTTGGCGACGGAGGGATGCAGGGGCACGCAGTGGTTCTGGAAGCTCATGGCGTCCAGAGTGCAGCTCAGGAGGGTGTTGTTGTCGAACACGACGCCCCTGGCGTCTTCGGGGGCGGAGTTCTCGTGCGGCTGGTCCTTCCAGAGGGGGGAGGTCTGGTAGCCGATGGCGGCGTTCCTGAAAATGTTGCCGGTGACGATGTTGCCGTCTCCCAGCGATACGATGCAGGGCGTCTCTGGCGGGCACTCCAGGAGATTCCCGTTGACGATGGTTTCGGTGGTCCGGCTGTCGATGCCGATGCGCAGCGCGCCGCCCTTTTCGACCCGAACGATGTTGTTGGTGATGATGTGGTGGGAGAAGCCGCCCCAGGAGCGGATGCCCACGCTGGCGGAGCCCTTCCCGGTGATGGTGACGGTGTTCTGGGTGATGAGGATGTCGTCGGCCGCGTCGGTGCCCAGCACGGAATCGACGTTGCCGGATGTGCGCGTCACGGAGTTGCCTCGGATGATGCCGGGGCCTCCCAGCAGTTCGATGTCGTCGGCCTGGTTGTCCGAGAGCACGTTGGCGACGGCCTGCACGTTGGAGCCCCAAAGCATGATGCCAAGCCCCGCGGCGTTGCGCACCGTGCATTCGCGCACCACGATGTCGGAGCAGTGCTCCCCGTCGGCCTCATGAATCCACGAGGCGCGGATGCCGCAGGACTCGAAGGCCCGGTTGCGCACGGTCTGGCCCTGGAAGTTGGCGTCGATAGAGAGCCGTTCGACGGTCACGCCCTTCACGCCCGTAATGCGCACGACGTTGCAGTCCTGGGCGTCGGCAAGGAACAGGCTCGTGGAAGGGCCGTAGCCCTGGAGAAACACGTTGTTCTTGTTGATGAGGATTGCGCCGCTCACGGGCTTGTTCTTGTGGATGAGCGCCGCCTTGCGCAGGGTGTAGTTGCCCGGCAGGAGCGTGACCTGCCCGCCGGTGGCGGGCAGGTTCGCGATGGCGGCGTTGATGGTGTCCTGGGCGTTGTCGGCGGTGCAGACCGCATCGGCCAGTTTCTTGTCGCCCTCGGGAGTGTCGTGGGCCGCCAGGATGATGTGGGATTTGCCTGGAGGCGGGGTGGACGACGGGCCGCAACCCGGCGCGAGGAGGAACAGCCCGCACAGGACACAGAACATTACATGTTTGAAATGCATGGCGGCGGGATGGCATGGGCGCGCGAATCTGTCAAGCGCGTGGCGGCTGGCGCGGCCTCACGCCTCTTTCCCGCCCTCCGGCCCGAACACCACGGCGCTGTCCGATTCCAGGAA
The genomic region above belongs to Fundidesulfovibrio magnetotacticus and contains:
- a CDS encoding right-handed parallel beta-helix repeat-containing protein; this encodes MFCVLCGLFLLAPGCGPSSTPPPGKSHIILAAHDTPEGDKKLADAVCTADNAQDTINAAIANLPATGGQVTLLPGNYTLRKAALIHKNKPVSGAILINKNNVFLQGYGPSTSLFLADAQDCNVVRITGVKGVTVERLSIDANFQGQTVRNRAFESCGIRASWIHEADGEHCSDIVVRECTVRNAAGLGIMLWGSNVQAVANVLSDNQADDIELLGGPGIIRGNSVTRTSGNVDSVLGTDAADDILITQNTVTITGKGSASVGIRSWGGFSHHIITNNIVRVEKGGALRIGIDSRTTETIVNGNLLECPPETPCIVSLGDGNIVTGNIFRNAAIGYQTSPLWKDQPHENSAPEDARGVVFDNNTLLSCTLDAMSFQNHCVPLHPSVANRVEAARP